The DNA segment CAGCATAACTTAGCGCATCGATACCGGTATCAAGTGAGCCAGTCGCCACTTCATGTAATAACGGTTTCCATAAATGGGTTTTATTACGATCCACCAGCGTAATGCTCGCGGTGCCTTTTTTACCCAATTTACGACCCAGTTGCGTAGCAAGCTCAAGGCCACCCGCACCACCTCCGATCACAAGAATTTTTTTCATCTTAGTACGTCCTCATAGATATATCAGTTAACAACTGTGACGACAGCTTTTAACTGATACAACTAAGCAGAGGTGAGTCTTGCTAAATCATTCCGTTGACCAAGTATTAAAGCATGATTTTCAGGTCTAAATCTAGAAAAATTGAGCTAGATCACATTCAGCATATCCATGATCGAATGTATTGCCATTTAATATAGCTGAAAATGTGATCACCATTATCGTCATATTTAGCCATGGGCTGATAGCTCTTCTAGTCGCCGATATAGCATCTTGAAGTGACTTGGGTGTATAATACCGACCCTTTTATCGATAAGAATACCGGCGCAATGACAAATCAACAACTTCATGAACAGCTAACTGCACAGCTTAAAGGCTTTTACCATCCAGCTATCGAAGCGGATGAGTTTTTAACGTTAATCAGCAAACGTAAACTGGGTAAGTTTAGCGCGATCTTTGCAGCTGACAGTGGCTTTAAAGCAAACTCAAACCGGTTCCTACCTTATATGGAAGAATTAGTTGATGATCAGCAAACATTACCAAAAACAAATGAAGAAGGATTTGACGTAGCCATCGCTGCATTCCTAGGTAAATTACAACAAATGCATAATGTACTTAGTCAGTTCTCTGAACAATTAAAAGAAAAAAAGAATACACCGAGTAATATTGGTGAATAAATGCCTATTTTTAGCATTCGTTACTATTAATCACACCGATTAAATGAAAAGCGACATTAGTCGCTTTTTCTACCTTAGAAACTACAGTAAAATAAGACTTACCCTTCTCCCAAAATAATACTGCTTGACATATATACTGTTTATTTTACAAAAACAGTCTAATCAACTACCTTTCACACCTAAATTTAGAGTAAATACTCTAAATAAAACCCCGTTTTTATATTTTATTAAAAACACATAAACATAACTTATCGCAATATTAACAAACACAACCAAAACATAAAAAACATATTAAAATGACTTAATAACAATGGCTTACATATTTAAACATGACAATTACAAGCCTTTTAACTACTTTAATTAATAATTTCAAACACAAAACTATTAATTAACATTATCAACATTATAAAAACACATTTACTAACTACCTCTAAATGGTTAGATTATTCTTCAGAATTTCAACACCTTACATACAGGTCGTTGTAGTCAATTAACAATTATATTCAGAATTTTAATTTTCTTTGAATAGGTGGGACCCATGAGAATAAATAACGTCGCTTTTGTTGTTCTAACGTTACTTACAGTAAGCCAAGTTAATGCTGCAGGTTTTCAAGTTAATGAGCATTCCGCCTCAGGATTAGGCCGTGCATTTGCTGGTGAAGCAGCAATTGGTGATGACGCCACATCATTAGCACGTAACCCTGCATTAATGGCGACTTTCGATCGTGCGCAATTGTCCGTTGTTGGTACATATGTCGCACCGGATGTGAATATTACTGGCTATGATGATGTTGCTCCTGGAGTTTACAGTACAACAGCCGCTAAAAATAGCGCGCATAATGTAGCACCTGCAGCCGTTGTGCCTGCAATGTATTACATCCAACCAATCAATAACCAATGGGCGTTTGGTTTAGCTATGTACTCTAACTTTGGTACTGGTACTGAATACGCTGATGATTATATTAACAATACTGCGGCAGGTACCACAAATATTGCCACGGCAACATTCAATCCGAATCTTTCTTATCGTATCAATGAGCAATTTAGTATCGGTGTAGGTGTTAGTGCTATTTATAGCTCTGCAGAATTAAAAAGAAGCATGCCTGATCCAAATTCTCCAAATGCTCCCCACATAAATGTAACGGATATGGACGGTGATGGTATTAACTTTAGCTGGAATGTGGGTGCTTTATATGAAGTAAACGACAATCATCGTTTTGGTATTAGCTATAAACACAGCTCCAAGATGGAATTAGAAGGTACTTTCTCAGGTAAGCATGCAACAACTGGAGCCAGTGTTACTGATAATATTGATGGCACCATGGATAATACCCTACCAGCAATTTTAGAGCTTTCAGGCTATCACAAATTAACCAATCAATTTGCAATCTCGTATAGCTGGCAATATACAACTTGGTCTGACTTTGACGATATCGTTGCTCACGATTCAGAAGGGAGGGAAGTACTAAGAA comes from the Moritella yayanosii genome and includes:
- a CDS encoding OmpP1/FadL family transporter produces the protein MRINNVAFVVLTLLTVSQVNAAGFQVNEHSASGLGRAFAGEAAIGDDATSLARNPALMATFDRAQLSVVGTYVAPDVNITGYDDVAPGVYSTTAAKNSAHNVAPAAVVPAMYYIQPINNQWAFGLAMYSNFGTGTEYADDYINNTAAGTTNIATATFNPNLSYRINEQFSIGVGVSAIYSSAELKRSMPDPNSPNAPHINVTDMDGDGINFSWNVGALYEVNDNHRFGISYKHSSKMELEGTFSGKHATTGASVTDNIDGTMDNTLPAILELSGYHKLTNQFAISYSWQYTTWSDFDDIVAHDSEGREVLRKNENFNNSNRYSVGTEYYATESLTLRAGYAYDEQAADSTLSIPDSARQWYTAGMTYKATKSLSFNLAAAFVAGKEVTFTDEVPPESGKDKTFTSEGDAWLYSAQLNYSF